The genomic window TAGTTTAGTTGCTAATAGTATAAAATTGATGAAAGATGAAAATACAAATACATAAAAAATACCCTTTTATTTCTTATTTGACAATAACATGTTACAATTTCTTATACACACAATGAAAAAATTAATACTTATACCACTACACTTATTAATAATACATACTCACGCCTGGGGGGAAAAATTCAATAATGGAAACCTTACAAATATAAAACCACTACAAATAGGTATTATTCAGCATAATTATATAAATTTAACTCCTTATAATCAACATTATAAATATTACGCTTTCATTGGAATAACCATGACTTACAATGAATGGATTGATTTTAATATCATTCCCATTCACTTTTATCCTCACAATCCAACTTTATTATCAAATGTCTATTTTACTTTATCTATCTCTCTTTACATATTGAAATATCAAATACACATACATTCTTTCATTATTAATATTCTAATAGGAACTCAATTGCCCATAGCTCTTAGAGCAGCCATTATTACTGGTCACAATATCTCTGCTTTCCTTTTCCCTGCTTTACCTTTTGCATCTATTAAACTTAATATTCCAATTACTAATCTATTCTCTATCTTCTCTACATTCTCTTCTTCTCTACGTGAGTATTTCTTAATTGATCTAGCTATTACATTCCCTATCTAGTTATCATTGTTCTTCCAGAACCATTTGTTCCTTCTATAACTTTTATAGGAGATCATAGGAATTGAAGAGACAAGCTAGCTATGAACAGTAATGTATAAATAAAGAGATATACCTGTTATAAGAGCTGAAAGAGTAATCAGGAAAGTACCAATTTCTCTAAACTTTACAAATTCAATATATGCATTAATGCTGAATCAAAGTCTTTATCAATCACTCCACTTAATAGCAATTATTACATCACCGAATCATGAGCTACTATTCAATCTTTTTGGCACTAATAAAACTAACAAAATTGCAAAAAGTATTATAGAAAGTTTTAAGATAGAAGATAATGCTTAAGAACTATTTATAATTATAGACAAGATCAATTTCAAAAAATAGTTATAATAATATGATACAGTAAAAAGTTAACTTATATAGATGATTTCAAAAAAAAGGAATCTGCTCTCACTTCTCCTGGCAATATAGACAATGGCTATTTCTTAATAAACATTATTTAAAAGAAAAACTCAATAAAAAATTCATTCCCTTGCATTAAATGCCCTAAAACCCTCTGGAATAAGCACAACATCAACACCTGAACTTAACGATTTTTTAGTTGCATGCTCTAAACTAAAATTATTTACAATTGCCCCCATATCATATGCATCTGTCATTATAATACTAAAAATATTCAGATTATGCCTTATAATATCCACAATATCTTTTGACATACTACCCACATCCCCAGAAATCTTAGGCACCAATACATGCCCAATCATAATAAATTTTGCTTCCTTCCCAAAAAGAAATGGTACAAAATTATTTACCATCAGAAAATTTTTACTATAAGGCAATAAGGCCAAATCTTTATGGGTATCTACTTTTGTGCCTCCAAGTCCAGGAAAGTGTTTAACCACAGCAAAAACACCTTCCCTTTGTATCCCATCAACAAATGCCTCCACCATAAGACCAATATTATAAGATGAATACCCAAAAGTTCTGCTACCTAAAGGACTATCGGGAGCAAATTTAGTATCTGCTACAGGTGCCATATTTAAATTAATGCCAAGGCGTCTAAGCTGTTTTCCAAGAATTTCCCCAATCTTATATGCAAGCTGAGCATCTCCGGTCCTACCAACAAATTCCATGGCAGGAAAATTATAAACACCCAATTTCTTATTCTCACTAGCTCTACTAACTAGTCCCCCTTCTTCATCAACAGCAATCAAAATGTCAGGGCCAAGATATTTCTTCACCCCCTCAATCAACTCTCTAGTTTGTCGAGCATCCTTGAAATTTTCCCTAAATAAAATAATTCCTAATGGATTTACCTTTTCTCTTATTTTATTAAGTTCATCTCTACTAAGTGCTTGCACAGCACTAGGATTGGTGACATTCCTAATGCCAATAAACAAACAACGTTCTCTCAAAATATTTTTAAAGTCAACTCTTCCTAAAAATTCATCAATATCTACGAGATCAAATTTATCATTTTCAAAATAATCATAATCTATTTCGGGGATGGCTCCTAGTAAAACCAAACTCGAAAATAAAAGTCCAAATAACACAAATCTAAACATCCCATTTACCTCTCCTAAATACCAAATCATATTTATTCTTCAACGCATTATTAAGAGCATTATTTAAATATTTAGCAATATCAAATAGATCATCTGCAAATTTATCATTCATGTAATTACTCATAATAAGCGTATCAACAAACAATTTTGCAGGCAGAAACCTATCTCCTCTATTAACCTCAAAAATCAATGGATTATCTACCATTCTTACAACTTCCCAGGTTATTTGCTCAATTGCAGTATATTTACCAAACTCTTTATCCTGTTCAATAATCCTTATAGGCATATCTGATATTATTCTACCTATATTTTCTATCAAATATTCTAAATTAAAAAGTCCTGTAGCACAATTAAACAAAATCTTATTCCCACTACATTCAGCTTTTAGTACAGTTTCTTTAGAAATAGCACTACCAATATCAACACATGTTAATGAATTGTCATCATCTAAGACTAAAACTCCTCCCTTTGTATCTAGTGGGGTTTTAACACTAAATTCAAAGCCAGCAGAACTGTTAGTTATAGCCATTATGGCAAGAGTCTTTAAGTTGACAGTAAAACCAATATTATCAACATTCCCAATATACACAAATCTTTTTCCGGAATTATAAAGTTTAAAATAAATATCTTTTAAAACTTTAAAATTTTGACCATGGCCAGCAGGTAACGCCAAAAGAGTTTCCTCTCCGCTATTGTCATAGGTAAAATACTCATATTGACCATCATTTAATTTCTTATAGCAATAAACCAACGGCTGAATAGCTGTAAAAATATCTGTCTTTTGCAAACCACAACAATTTAAATCTTCAATCAAATTATCATCAAAAATATTATCTAAAAAACTA from Borrelia hermsii DAH includes these protein-coding regions:
- a CDS encoding glycoside hydrolase family 3 N-terminal domain-containing protein; its protein translation is MFRFVLFGLLFSSLVLLGAIPEIDYDYFENDKFDLVDIDEFLGRVDFKNILRERCLFIGIRNVTNPSAVQALSRDELNKIREKVNPLGIILFRENFKDARQTRELIEGVKKYLGPDILIAVDEEGGLVSRASENKKLGVYNFPAMEFVGRTGDAQLAYKIGEILGKQLRRLGINLNMAPVADTKFAPDSPLGSRTFGYSSYNIGLMVEAFVDGIQREGVFAVVKHFPGLGGTKVDTHKDLALLPYSKNFLMVNNFVPFLFGKEAKFIMIGHVLVPKISGDVGSMSKDIVDIIRHNLNIFSIIMTDAYDMGAIVNNFSLEHATKKSLSSGVDVVLIPEGFRAFNARE
- a CDS encoding UTP--glucose-1-phosphate uridylyltransferase, which gives rise to MCEVIDKIFSKKMLDMLNMHKLKVLSKSFKNFPNESHSSILSLVDHPVKLKFKKELVEHNLKKYIDDFTKFLFSSEGDFYVFTGDELERLGLLLYPYLSFGILNGGSATSYFDILKNNDFNEELYLLYANKIFEAKESFGNLPKGIIPAYVNKDGSYGFSFLALKIRHLLMLSKRYYELYGKSIKPSIFQMTSFKTYELISSFLDNIFDDNLIEDLNCCGLQKTDIFTAIQPLVYCYKKLNDGQYEYFTYDNSGEETLLALPAGHGQNFKVLKDIYFKLYNSGKRFVYIGNVDNIGFTVNLKTLAIMAITNSSAGFEFSVKTPLDTKGGVLVLDDDNSLTCVDIGSAISKETVLKAECSGNKILFNCATGLFNLEYLIENIGRIISDMPIRIIEQDKEFGKYTAIEQITWEVVRMVDNPLIFEVNRGDRFLPAKLFVDTLIMSNYMNDKFADDLFDIAKYLNNALNNALKNKYDLVFRRGKWDV